The following proteins are co-located in the Terriglobia bacterium genome:
- a CDS encoding ABC transporter permease codes for MEDFFKDVRFALRMYRKNPGFSVIAILALAIGIGAATTIFGLVSTLLLHPLPYPDAERLMQVGRRMQSGPSYLMSYPRFRFIAEENHAFESLAAYDVVGSGVSAVVGNTPYLLRSLRVSGDFFSMLGVPPYKGRSLTRNDDQPGAPPVAVLSYKSWAEIFGRDPAIVGRSVQMSGDAYTIAGIMPASFKFIPDADVWLPLRKEEDWSDRVSASLVTGRLRPGVTAQAAQQDLDLVEQRLKEAHPDAVPRTELSLEMTSYRERVIGNSRPPLQILAGAAACILLVACASVANLLLARAIARRREVAVRIALGVSRLRMARQLLTESIVLALISGALGVGLAAATTQLLKTWLPAMLPRISEVSLNAEVLLIAFIASLVTGVIFGLAPAVQLSGLNSVRVLRESGRASSDRRSTRLQGGLVSAELALSTILLLATGLLLVSFQKLRGVDLGFNPNGVVTFQTSLAGLSSQSTNSVMVTIRRVLERVRAIPGVQYAATVTRLPTEPSVVYHFEMLPKTGDPDESLTANWKPITPDFFKTMEIKLQSGRTFTAADDEHAAHVIIVNSAFVRKFLQGVDPMSTQIVLGRQMGANFADEPRTVVGIVSDTRDDGLQEPAAPTMYLPTAQIPDKTMAFLNHLLPLSWVVRANGDADAISGRIRQEIFFVDPQMVAANPRPLRQILSESIARQQTQTVLVATFGIIALFMGVLGLYGVVAQSVGERRQEIGIRLALGADGQHVVWMMIKYGLKLIVPGLIAGTAGALAARSLLSSVLYGIQATNVLVMAVVLGLLALVAFTAALLPALRARNIDPNTVLHA; via the coding sequence ATGGAAGACTTTTTTAAAGACGTTCGTTTTGCGTTGCGCATGTACCGGAAAAATCCTGGTTTTTCAGTGATTGCGATCCTGGCGCTGGCAATCGGAATCGGCGCGGCCACCACGATTTTCGGGCTTGTCAGCACGCTACTGCTGCACCCCCTGCCCTATCCAGATGCGGAGCGGCTGATGCAGGTGGGACGGCGCATGCAAAGTGGACCATCCTATCTAATGAGCTATCCCCGTTTTCGCTTCATTGCGGAAGAGAATCATGCATTCGAATCCCTGGCTGCCTATGACGTTGTGGGTTCCGGAGTGAGCGCGGTTGTGGGCAATACACCGTATCTTCTGCGCAGCCTGCGTGTGAGCGGGGATTTCTTTTCCATGCTGGGCGTACCGCCTTATAAGGGACGGTCGCTCACGCGCAATGACGATCAGCCGGGCGCGCCGCCTGTCGCGGTTCTGAGCTATAAATCGTGGGCGGAAATTTTTGGCCGCGATCCAGCCATTGTGGGGCGCTCCGTTCAGATGAGTGGAGACGCCTATACGATCGCGGGAATCATGCCGGCAAGCTTCAAGTTCATCCCGGATGCCGACGTCTGGCTCCCTCTGCGGAAGGAGGAAGACTGGAGCGATCGTGTATCAGCTTCGCTTGTGACCGGCCGGCTTCGTCCAGGCGTGACAGCGCAGGCCGCCCAGCAGGACCTTGATCTGGTTGAACAGAGACTGAAGGAAGCACATCCGGACGCGGTGCCGCGCACAGAACTGAGCCTGGAAATGACGTCTTACCGGGAGCGTGTAATTGGCAATTCGCGGCCCCCGCTGCAGATACTTGCCGGAGCGGCGGCGTGCATTCTGCTGGTAGCGTGCGCCAGCGTGGCGAACCTGCTTTTGGCGCGTGCGATTGCACGGCGCAGGGAAGTAGCCGTACGGATCGCACTGGGCGTGAGCCGGTTGCGCATGGCCAGGCAGCTATTGACGGAAAGCATCGTGCTGGCCTTGATCAGCGGGGCTCTGGGCGTGGGACTGGCTGCCGCGACCACACAATTGCTGAAAACCTGGCTTCCCGCCATGTTGCCCCGGATTTCCGAGGTGTCACTCAACGCCGAAGTCCTGTTGATCGCATTCATTGCCTCTCTTGTAACAGGCGTGATATTCGGTCTGGCTCCCGCGGTGCAATTGTCCGGCCTCAACTCAGTGCGGGTCCTGCGCGAGTCAGGGCGCGCGAGCTCTGATCGGCGCTCGACCCGTCTGCAGGGCGGGCTTGTGAGCGCTGAGTTGGCCTTGTCCACCATTCTGCTGCTTGCCACCGGACTGCTCCTGGTGAGCTTCCAGAAGCTGCGCGGAGTTGACCTGGGTTTTAATCCCAATGGCGTGGTGACATTCCAGACTTCGCTAGCCGGATTAAGTTCGCAATCCACCAATTCTGTGATGGTGACGATACGGAGAGTGCTCGAACGTGTGCGGGCAATTCCCGGAGTACAATATGCTGCCACGGTGACGCGGCTGCCGACCGAGCCCAGCGTGGTGTATCACTTTGAAATGCTCCCCAAGACGGGTGATCCGGATGAATCGCTTACCGCGAACTGGAAGCCCATCACTCCGGATTTTTTCAAGACAATGGAGATCAAGCTGCAATCAGGACGGACATTCACGGCTGCCGACGATGAACACGCGGCGCACGTAATCATCGTGAATAGCGCGTTTGTCCGTAAGTTTTTGCAGGGCGTGGACCCGATGAGCACGCAAATCGTGCTGGGTCGCCAGATGGGGGCAAATTTTGCGGACGAACCGCGGACAGTGGTAGGCATTGTGAGTGACACTCGCGATGACGGCCTGCAGGAGCCGGCAGCGCCAACCATGTATCTGCCCACAGCACAAATCCCGGACAAAACCATGGCATTCCTCAATCATCTGCTGCCGCTGAGCTGGGTGGTGCGCGCCAATGGGGATGCGGATGCGATCAGCGGACGTATCCGGCAGGAAATCTTTTTTGTCGATCCCCAGATGGTGGCCGCCAATCCGCGGCCGCTCAGACAGATCTTGAGCGAATCCATTGCTCGGCAACAAACACAGACGGTCCTGGTTGCAACTTTCGGCATCATCGCCCTGTTCATGGGTGTGCTGGGTCTGTATGGCGTTGTGGCGCAGTCGGTGGGAGAGCGGCGGCAGGAAATCGGCATCCGGCTGGCGCTGGGCGCAGACGGACAGCACGTGGTCTGGATGATGATCAAGTACGGGCTCAAATTGATCGTTCCGGGTCTGATTGCGGGGACCGCAGGCGCGCTGGCTGCGCGCAGCTTGTTGTCCTCTGTTCTTTATGGAATCCAGGCAACGAACGTCCTGGTGATGGCGGTTGTTCTTGGATTACTTGCACTGGTTGCCTTCACTGCAGCTTTACTACCCGCGTTGCGAGCCAGGAACATCGACCCCAACACGGTTTTGCACGCCTGA
- a CDS encoding cyclic peptide export ABC transporter, whose product MPEDRLAPWSVTLPDNIMIDAIRNVFRYSKLALLLSAATSLLSGACNVYLLTMVGTAINRMPHLPPGYGFRFGAFLLLTFASSIAAQLLSVHLTASLAARIRMQLSRAIMDSPLRNLEEIGTHKIIAVLTQDAGSIAQAALQVSQFGMNGTIVLCCLGYLAYVSLSVFVAIVLMLPVSVLLYLFVEYFAVRFQSLERENWDNLVKQFQTLTHGVKELKLNRRRAAFFVRQLLQTSELARRYGVMGAAIYIAIISWSNLLCFAAIGVIVFILPHMAVLSHQALVGSALVALFLRIPVAGLIDALREFNRASVTLKKLRKLQLPWQDSEIAIKDQEKPPAEWRSIDLVDVTHAYLSEDDAARFVLGPICMSLTPGRIVFITGGNGSGKTTLAKLIVGLYKPESGVTKVDGIPVDENMRDDYRQRFSAIFSEYALFQEIIEEEATPVANHYLRLLRLDQKVQLRNGSFSTVDLSAGQRRRLALVHAYLENRPIYLFDEWAADQDPAFKEIFYCKLLPELRARNKAVIVISHDDRYYHVADEVIRLENGKVVAAGEMPRTHAEPALSLPGQTAIS is encoded by the coding sequence ATGCCTGAAGACAGGCTTGCGCCATGGTCTGTAACTCTCCCGGACAACATCATGATTGACGCCATACGAAATGTTTTTCGTTATTCGAAGTTGGCCCTTCTCCTTTCCGCGGCCACCAGCCTGCTGAGCGGGGCTTGCAACGTGTATCTGCTGACAATGGTTGGCACCGCCATTAACAGGATGCCGCATCTGCCGCCGGGATATGGGTTCCGGTTCGGCGCGTTCCTGTTGCTGACCTTTGCATCAAGCATCGCCGCGCAGCTGCTCTCGGTGCATTTGACTGCGAGCCTGGCTGCCCGGATCAGAATGCAACTGTCGCGCGCGATCATGGACAGTCCGCTGCGGAACCTGGAAGAGATCGGCACCCACAAAATCATTGCCGTCCTTACTCAGGATGCCGGGTCAATTGCCCAGGCGGCATTGCAGGTCTCGCAGTTCGGAATGAACGGCACCATTGTCCTGTGCTGCCTGGGATACCTGGCTTATGTATCTTTGTCCGTATTTGTGGCGATTGTGCTGATGCTTCCGGTTTCAGTGCTTCTTTATCTTTTTGTCGAGTACTTTGCCGTGCGGTTTCAGTCGCTCGAAAGAGAAAACTGGGACAATCTGGTCAAACAGTTTCAAACCTTGACGCATGGAGTGAAAGAGCTGAAGTTGAACCGGCGGCGGGCAGCCTTTTTTGTGCGCCAATTGCTCCAGACTTCGGAACTGGCGCGGCGCTATGGAGTGATGGGAGCCGCCATCTACATCGCCATTATCAGCTGGAGCAACCTGCTGTGTTTTGCCGCAATCGGCGTCATCGTCTTTATCCTTCCTCATATGGCGGTGTTGAGCCATCAGGCGCTGGTGGGCTCGGCGCTGGTCGCATTGTTCCTGCGGATTCCGGTGGCTGGGCTGATCGATGCGTTGCGGGAGTTCAACCGCGCCTCGGTCACGCTGAAGAAACTCAGGAAGCTTCAGCTTCCCTGGCAGGACTCTGAGATCGCGATAAAAGACCAGGAGAAACCGCCGGCCGAGTGGCGCAGCATCGACCTGGTCGACGTGACCCATGCCTATCTTTCAGAAGATGATGCGGCGCGATTCGTGCTCGGCCCTATCTGCATGAGCCTGACCCCGGGCCGGATCGTCTTCATCACCGGCGGCAACGGCAGCGGCAAGACAACTCTGGCTAAGCTCATCGTCGGGCTCTACAAGCCGGAATCAGGAGTAACCAAAGTCGATGGGATCCCGGTGGACGAGAACATGCGCGACGATTACCGGCAGCGTTTTTCCGCCATCTTTTCCGAATATGCCTTGTTTCAGGAGATCATTGAAGAAGAAGCAACCCCGGTGGCGAACCATTATCTTCGTCTGCTCAGGCTCGACCAAAAAGTCCAGTTGCGCAACGGGAGCTTCTCGACAGTAGATCTGTCAGCCGGCCAAAGACGGCGCCTCGCGCTCGTGCATGCCTATCTCGAGAACCGGCCCATCTACCTGTTTGACGAATGGGCCGCGGACCAGGACCCCGCCTTCAAAGAAATTTTTTATTGCAAGCTGCTTCCGGAACTGCGCGCCCGGAACAAAGCAGTGATTGTGATCAGCCATGACGACCGCTACTACCATGTGGCCGATGAGGTTATCCGGCTGGAAAACGGCAAGGTTGTTGCCGCAGGCGAAATGCCCCGAACCCATGCAGAGCCGGCCTTGAGTCTGCCAGGACAAACGGCAATCAGCTAG
- a CDS encoding WD40 repeat domain-containing protein, producing MNPPDGYQLEQTFAKKASVITSVAVSCDGAMLAAGAEDGCIWLWELPGRRLLRFLEGHSGEIRGIAWSPDSRMLASASNDASVCIWDVHSGAALRVLKGHAAPVLSIAWVPDGTLLASASMDKTVRLWDPHTGTLQNVLQAHKDWVSGVAWSRDGAMLASCCKDGTIKLWDRATGALKKSLKGHRAPVIAVAWSPARKQLASCSADRTIRLWNEEARWSSDLVLQGHTDWVVCIAWSSDGNSIASGSADRSVRVWNAQTGDPERIFTGHASYVRGVDWLRHDDTLVSGSQDATLRFWDRVTGVAQGALAGHPTWPLGASWAPDAKILAMGGHDGSIRLWSPDAENVRTLPAHTQWTWNVAWSPDGTTLASCSQDRTIRFWDPGSGASLAALRGHSDWVRGVAWSGSGDKLASASGDKTVRIWDVHSGKTLRVFKGTASAVRGVAWSPDGAILASCSADKKVQLWNCGSGALLCEMQGHLASVRNVAWSPDGAILASSGDFGELCIWDAATGELLEHFDAISSYRYHVISLEFLPAGKTRPELPAGHFERRRYSHGGLTLAAGPTNLRGLSPEGWSASAN from the coding sequence ATGAACCCTCCTGACGGTTATCAGCTCGAACAAACCTTTGCGAAGAAAGCCTCGGTCATAACGAGCGTTGCTGTCAGTTGCGATGGCGCAATGCTGGCTGCGGGCGCCGAGGACGGTTGTATCTGGCTATGGGAACTGCCCGGGCGCAGGCTGCTGCGGTTTCTCGAAGGCCACTCAGGCGAGATTCGCGGCATTGCCTGGTCGCCGGACAGCCGGATGCTGGCCTCCGCTTCGAACGATGCGAGTGTTTGCATCTGGGATGTGCATTCCGGCGCGGCGCTTCGCGTCCTGAAGGGGCATGCTGCCCCGGTGCTCAGCATCGCATGGGTCCCCGACGGCACGTTGCTGGCTTCAGCATCCATGGACAAAACGGTGCGGCTGTGGGACCCGCATACGGGGACCTTGCAGAATGTTTTGCAGGCGCACAAGGACTGGGTATCCGGAGTTGCCTGGTCCCGCGACGGCGCGATGCTGGCGAGCTGCTGCAAGGATGGAACAATCAAGCTCTGGGACCGGGCTACGGGCGCTTTGAAGAAATCATTGAAAGGGCATCGGGCTCCCGTGATCGCCGTGGCCTGGTCGCCGGCGCGGAAGCAACTGGCTTCGTGCTCGGCGGACCGCACCATTCGCCTGTGGAACGAAGAGGCCCGCTGGTCATCCGATCTGGTTCTTCAGGGCCATACGGATTGGGTTGTATGCATCGCGTGGTCGTCCGACGGGAATTCCATAGCGTCAGGTTCGGCCGATAGGAGCGTACGCGTATGGAATGCGCAGACCGGTGATCCAGAGAGAATTTTCACCGGTCATGCAAGCTATGTTCGTGGTGTGGACTGGCTTCGCCATGATGACACCCTGGTTTCGGGGAGCCAGGATGCCACATTGCGCTTCTGGGACAGAGTAACCGGCGTTGCGCAAGGCGCCCTTGCAGGACACCCCACATGGCCGCTGGGAGCATCCTGGGCGCCCGATGCGAAAATCCTGGCAATGGGCGGGCACGATGGCTCTATCCGGTTGTGGAGCCCTGATGCGGAGAATGTTCGCACGTTGCCCGCGCACACTCAGTGGACGTGGAACGTCGCTTGGTCGCCGGATGGGACAACGCTGGCCTCCTGCTCGCAGGACAGGACAATACGCTTCTGGGACCCGGGAAGCGGCGCTTCCCTGGCTGCACTGCGAGGGCATAGCGACTGGGTTCGCGGCGTGGCTTGGTCGGGCAGCGGCGACAAGCTCGCTTCCGCTTCCGGAGACAAGACGGTGCGTATCTGGGATGTTCATTCTGGCAAAACGCTGCGAGTATTCAAAGGCACAGCAAGCGCCGTGCGAGGTGTGGCATGGTCGCCGGACGGCGCCATTTTGGCTTCCTGCTCCGCGGATAAAAAAGTCCAATTGTGGAACTGCGGTAGCGGCGCTCTTTTGTGCGAGATGCAAGGGCATTTGGCTTCGGTTCGAAATGTGGCCTGGTCGCCTGATGGCGCGATACTGGCATCATCCGGCGATTTTGGCGAACTCTGCATCTGGGATGCGGCCACAGGAGAGTTGTTGGAACACTTCGATGCGATCTCTTCTTATCGCTACCACGTGATCAGCCTGGAATTCTTGCCTGCGGGAAAGACGAGGCCTGAACTGCCGGCCGGCCATTTTGAACGCCGCCGGTATTCGCATGGCGGCTTGACCCTGGCGGCGGGTCCAACCAATCTTCGGGGTCTGTCTCCGGAAGGCTGGAGCGCGAGCGCGAACTGA